In one Silene latifolia isolate original U9 population chromosome 10, ASM4854445v1, whole genome shotgun sequence genomic region, the following are encoded:
- the LOC141606280 gene encoding uncharacterized protein LOC141606280: MAASGNPFGSEEQLQQHQQYLFNGGAINGNINNPNNGNGSANHDNSGVFCGIKHNPAISTEWTAEEQAILDDGLVKYVSEINVVRYAKIALNLPNKTVRDIALRCRWLKKKDASKRRKEDHSRKNKDKREKVTENTTKTPHTKSRPGGHPNSMHAGPIDNEDGVSYEAIGGPTAELLKQNQQFFQQISTNFSAFQIQDNINLFCQARDNLSMIMNSMNDTPEIMKQMPSLPVLLNEELATTILPHTSHHFQS, from the exons ATGGCAGCAAGTGGAAACCCATTTGGGAGTGAAGAACAGCTGCAGCAACATCAGCAATATTTATTCAATGGTGGAGCAATTAATGGTAATATTAATAATCCAAATAATGGTAATGGTAGTGCTAATCATGATAATTCAGGGGTATTTTGTGGAATTAAGCATAATCCTGCGATTTCTACTGAATGGACTGCTGAAGAACAAGCTATCTTGGATGATGGCCTTGTCAA ATATGTTTCAGAAATAAACGTTGTTCGTTATGCTAAGATTGCTTTGAATTTGCCAAATAAGACAGTTCGTGATATAGCACTGCGCTGTAGATGGCTCAAA AAAAAAGATGCTAGCAAGAGACGGAAGGAGGATCATTCAAGGAAGAATAAAGATAAAAGG GAAAAAGTAACTGAAAATACAACAAAGACACCACATACGAAATCAAGGCCGGGTGGCCATCCTAATTCAATGCATGCAGGTCCGATAGATAATGAAGATGGTGTCTCTTATGAAG CAATTGGCGGCCCTACAGCGGAGCTACTTAAGCAAAACCAGCAGTTTTTTCAACAAATTTCTACAAACTTCTCTGCTTTTCAG ATACAGGATAACATTAACCTCTTTTGCCAAGCACGAGACAATCTTTCAATGATAATGAACAG CATGAATGATACTCCAGAGATTATGAAACAGATGCCTTCATTGCCTGTACTATTGAACGAAGAGCTAGCAACTACCATCCTCCCTCATACGAGCCATCATTTTCAGTCTTGA
- the LOC141608467 gene encoding uncharacterized protein LOC141608467, whose translation MSLKSRRKFGFVDGSIKKPTNKFDLDNWEVVHSTLVQWIRNMIDPSVLDTVSYVADAAVLWAELKAQFDVVDGTKIHSLKTQLQIKGMDVTSYYGKMKTIWDNLVVHEPPFACKCGKCECEIGPAALQRLDNERLHQFFMGLDATLYGNVRSQQFQLDPLPSLSRAYNVVLQQERLREETTPDVSEVIAFAVPSARPSVDWRDKEPGERRHLFCSCCETRGHEVQNCLFKSLRFPDWWGDRPRTLAEY comes from the coding sequence ATGTCGCTGAAGTCCAGGCGCAAATTCGGGTTTGTTGATGGTTCCATAAAAAAACCTACCAACAAATTCGATTTGGACAATTGGGAAGTGGTTCATAGTACTCTTGTACAATGGATTCGGAATATGATCGATCCGTCCGTGCTTGACACTGTCTCCTACGTGGCCGATGCTGCGGTTCTTTGGGCAGAGTTGAAGGCGCAATTTGACGTCGTCGATGGCACCAAGATTCATAGTTTAAAAACACAGCTACAAATTAAAGGTATGGATGTTACCTCTTATTACGGAAAAATGAAAACGATTTGGGACAATCTCGTGGTTCATGAGCCGCCATTTGCGTGTAAGTGCGGCAAGTGCGAATGCGAGATTGGCCCGGCTGCTCTCCAACGCCTTGATAATGAACGTCTGCACCAATTCTTTATGGGTCTTGACGCGACCTTATATGGTAATGTCCGTTCCCAACAATTTCAATTGGATCCCTTGCCCTCTTTAAGCCGGGCATACAATGTAGTCCTGCAACAAGAACGGCTGCGTGAAGAAACCACACCTGATGTTTCCGAGGTCATTGCCTTCGCCGTGCCTTCTGCTCGGCCGTCTGTTGACTGGCGGGATAAGGAACCTGGCGAACGCCGTCACCTGTTCTGCTCCTGTTGTGAAACACGGGGTCACGAGGTTCAAAATTGCCTCTTCAAATCTCTTCGGTTTCCCGACTGGTGGGGTGACAGACCACGTACTTTGGCGGAATATTAg
- the LOC141606279 gene encoding uncharacterized protein LOC141606279, producing the protein MRKARKGKQKEGEDVRRYWKNVKVKEKVKVEGTERSGDGRKRFFGCYLLTSLNPRHKGYTYIGFTVNPKRRIRQHNGEITCGASSTKKKRPWEMVLCIHGFPSNVAALQFEWAWQHPRESIAVRETAASFKTLGGLANKIKLALTMLTLPSWHCMDLTVSFFSTNYMKHAAGCPSLPPQMKLHFSSLDELPCYSDPHCPNVSDHDDDDDDDFDVHFPSFDRTPESGFIENDPSIDAQSYTLQYSPEHTCNQHGGTGGTSDEDAIYLNARPDEQLPPHQFHTNVSGSDVELLQPPSLGDNNNFPKTMFPTLKKHVYPKPAVTNLNDYTSPSKEEPFRQAVPFLREEPWTFDYLSATNTCIFINESPEEKRPRPKGSVDIIVSPSSTAIEPVEVIDLYTPPPDSRITVSKKRRISSDCSDFIDLTNSPLFL; encoded by the exons ATGCGAAAAGCGAGAAAGGGGAAACAAAAGGAGGGGGAAGATGTAAGACGATATTGGAAGAACGTGAAGGTGAAAGAGAAGGTAAAGGTGGAAGGGACAGAGCGTAGTGGCGACGGCAGAAAAAGATTTTTTGGATGCTATCTGTTGACAAGCCTCAATCCCCGCCACAAAGGATATACCTACATTGG CTTTACTGTGAATCCCAAGCGGCGTATTCGACAACACAATGGTGAAATTACATGCGGAGCCTCGTCCACAAAAAAGAAGCGCCCCTGGGAAATGGTTCTCTGCATCCACGGCTTTCCTTCTAACGTTGCTGCTCTTCAG TTTGAATGGGCATGGCAGCATCCAAGAGAATCGATAGCCGTCAGGGAAACTGCTGCAAGCTTTAAAACCCTAGGAGGACTTGCCAACAAGATCAAACTTGCACTAACTATGCTTACTCTACCCTCCTGGCACTG CATGGACCTCACTGTAAGCTTCTTCTCCACAAACTACATGAAGCATGCTGCTGGTTGCCCCTCCTTGCCTCCCCAGATGAAGCTTCATTTCTCATCCTTGGATGAGCTCCCTTGTTATTCAGATCCGCACTGTCCCAATGTTTCTgaccatgatgatgatgatgatgatgatttcgATGTGCATTTCCCATCCTTCGACAGAACTCCTGAATCTGGTTTCATTGAGAATGATCCCTCTATTGATGCTCAAAGCTATACCCTACAATATTCTCCGGAACACACGTGCAATCAGCACGGCGGCACTGGTGGAACCTCGGATGAAGATGCAATCTACTTAAATGCTAGACCAGATGAGCAGTTACCCCCTCATCAGTTTCATACTAATGTCTCTGGCTCAGATGTTGAGCTCCTACAGCCTCCTAGTCTAGGGGACAACAACAATTTTCCCAAAACCATGTTTCCTACATTAAAGAAACACGTGTACCCAAAACCTGCTGTGACTAACTTGAATGACTACACAAGTCCCAGCAAAGAAGAGCCATTTCGACAAGCTGTTCCGTTTTTGAGAGAGGAACCTTGGACATTTGATTATCTGTCAGCCACTAATACATGTATATTTATTAATGAGAGTCCTGAGGAAAAACGTCCTCGGCCAAAGGGTTCTGTTGATATTATTGTCAGTCCATCCTCTACGGCAATAGAGCCAGTTGAGGTGATAGATCTATATACACCTCCCCCGGACAGTAGAATCACAGTTAGCAAGAAGAGAAGAATTTCCAGTGATTGTTCTGATTTTATAGACCTCACCAATTCACCTCTTTTCCTCTGA